The Petrotoga mobilis SJ95 genomic sequence ATCTTCAAATCAGAAACGGATTCAGAAGTTATCGCACATTTGATAGAAGATAAGTACAATGGAGATCTTTTTGATTCTGTTTTAAAAGCTTTAGAAGAACTCGAAGGTGCGTATGCTATTGCTGTTGTTCATAAAGACAAACCCGATCAAATAGTTGCTGCAAGAAAAGGCAGTCCTTTAGTGATTGCAAGTAATAATAGTATTAGTATGTTAGCTTCAGATGTTACTCCTTTACTGAAGTATTCAAAAGAGATGAATTTTTTGAATGATGGAGAGGTAGCTATTTTAACTCCTAAAGGTTACTCTTTATTTAACTTAGATGGTGTCCCTCTTGAGAGAAAACCAATACTTATAACCTGGGATGAGTCGCTGGCAGAAAAATCAGGATATCCGCATTTCATGTTGAAAGAAATCTTTGAGCAACCGATAGCTTTAGAATCCGTTCTGGTTGGTCGATTAAAAGATGGGAAACCACAGATAAAAGAAGTACGATCTTTAGAAGGTTTTGTTAAGAACCAAATGAAAAAAGTATATGTGGTTGCATGCGGTACGAGTTATCATGCTGGTTTAGCTGCAAAATACTTCATGAATAGATATTCAGATATTGATTTTGACATTGAGGTTGCATCAGAGTTCAGATACATGAATCCGGCGATAGATGGTAATACTTTGGTGTTGGCTATCTCTCAATCTGGGGAGACTATAGATACGTTAGAAGGTGTCAGATTAGCAAAGAAAAAAGGTGCATATGTATTAGCTATAAGTAACGTAGTTGGGTCAACTATTCCGAGAGAATCTGACGCAGTCCTTTATCTCAACACTGGTCCAGAGATAGGGGTTGCTGCAACGAAAACTTATACGGCACAGATAGCTTTGCTTTACACCTTAGCTTCCCAACTCATCCGTTGGAAAGGTTACGAAAACGAAGAGTTGGATGAAATTATGAGAACCATCGAAAAAATCCCAGAATTATTTAAAATGATCTTGAATGAAACAAACGGTCACATGATGGAATTGGTAAAGAAGTATAAAAACTTCAAAGACATGATGTACATTGGTAGAGTTTTTGGTTTTCCCGCAGCTTTGGAAGGGGCTTTGAAATTAAAAGAGATCAGTTATATCAATGCGATCGCCTATCAAGCAGGAGAATTAAAACATGGGCCAATAGCACTATTAGATGATAATTTTCCAGTCTTTGCGATAGTTCCTTCAGGGAAGTTAAGAGAAAAAATGATTTCAAACATTATGGAAGTAAAAGCGCGTGGCGCAAGGGTTATAGCTTTAACCCCAAAAGATGATCTACAAACGAAAAAAATATGTGATGATTACATCGATGTGCCTACTGTTCTGGAACCTTTAATACCGTTGGTAGTAGCTCCTATTACTCAATTGTTCGCTTACTACATAGCGGTGCAAAAAGGTTTGGACCCAGATAAACCGAGAAATTTGGCAAAAAGTGTCACAGTAGAATAATTTTAGTGGAGGTGATAAATTTTTGTTAAAAACTGATGTTTTGAATTCCGTTAAGGAAATAGTGGAATTGTTAGAAGAAAAAGATGGAGAAAATATTGTTGTACTTGACATGGAAAATTCTGAATTGATGGTTGATTACTTTGTTATTGTTACGGGAAATTCAGAACCACATAGAGTAGCTTTAAGAGACCAAGTAGTTAGGTATTTAAAAGATGAAGATATACCCATAACTTTTTACGATAAAGGAAAAAGTACCGATTGGATGATAATCGACGCGGGTATTTTTATAGTTCATATATTCTCGGAAGAGAGTAGAGAATTCTACGATTTAGAAGGGCTTTGGGGAGAACAAAATAGAATGGTACTATAAAATAATACTCACATCTTTCGTTTTTCACCCCGGTGCCCATAAAAGGGTCGGTGAAAAAAAGGAAGGTGGAGGTTAGAAAACCAAATCAAACAACTACGGAGGTGTATTTTTGTGTCAGTGGTAAGTATGAAACAGTTACTTGAAGCAGGAGCTCACTTTGGTCATAGGACGAGAAGATGGAATCCCAAGATGCAGCCTTATATTTTTACTGCAAGAAAAGGTATTCACATTATTGATTTACAAAAAACTTTGAAAAGTATTGACGAAGCCTATGACTTCCTAAAAAATTCGGTCATGGAGAAGAAAAGAGTATTGTTCGTTGGGACTAAGAAACAGGCACAGCAGATTGTTGCCGATGAAGCCCGCAGATGTGGAGAGTTTTTTGTAAACAACAGATGGCTTGGTGGTTTGTTAACAAACTTCAAAACGATAAAATCTAGAATTGATAAGTTGGAACAACTAACAGAATATGTTGAAAGCGAAGAGTTTTCGAAACTACCCAAAAAAGAGCAAGCAACCATACGCAGAAATTTAGAAAAATTAGAAAAAAACTTGGGTGGGTTACGTGGAATGAAAAAAATTCCAGATATTCTTTTTATTATTGATCCTAAAAAAGAAGAAATCGCTGTGAAAGAAGCTAATTTACTTAAAATACCTATAATAGCAACGGTGGATACTAATTGTGATCCGGATGTTATTGATTACGTTATTCCAGCAAACGATGATGCTATTAGAACCATAATGCTCATTGTTTCAAAAATGGCTGATGCGATTATTGAAGGAAAAGAAGGTAGAATTGAAACTCTCGAAGAAAGTAGCGAAGTAGAAGAAGAAGAAGAAGAAAAAGACGAAGTAATTGATGAAGTGGACGAAAAATTAGAAGCTGAAGAGAAATACGCCAGTTATGCTGAAGAAGTAGAAGAAGTGGAAGAAGAATTTATACCTTCAGAAATAGAAGACGAAGACGAAAAATTTTAATTTTTGGTTCTACATAATACACCGGGGGATAGCTCCCGGTTTTTTTATAAGAGGTGATAATATTGAAATTTTACATACGGACATTTGGTTGTCAAATGAATATTAATGAAAGTGAAATAATGGCAGGTCTTTTGAAAGAAGAAGGCTTCGAATGGACTGAAAATCCAAAAGAAGCCGACATAATATTGATAAATAGTTGTGCTGTTAGAGAAAAAGCAGAAAATAAAATGTATGGTGCCATAGGCGGTTACGGTAAACTAAAAGATGAAAATAAGAATTTAATCTTAGGTGTAGGTGGTTGCTCTGCAGAAAAAGAAAGGGAGAATCTGCTTGAAAGATTTAAAAATATAGATTTTGTCTTTGGCACTAGAAATGTGGTAGACATAGGAAATTTGGTAAAGCGTGCTTTAAATGGAAAAAGATTTGCTGATTTTAGCGACAAATTGAATGATGTCAATTACGATATTCCAAAGATGCCAATAAGTAAACATCATGCTTGGATTACTATCATATACGGATGCAACAAATATTGCTCGTACTGTATAGTTCCATATACCAGAGGTTTTGAAAAAAGTAGACCTATGGAAGATATAATAAGAGAAGTTGAAAGCTATGCAAAAAAGGGCTACAAAGAAATAACCTTTTTAGGTCAAAATGTTGATTCCTACGGTAAGGACTTTGGAGATAAAAAATCTAAATTAGACCTTCTCATACAAAAGGCAGCTGAATTTGATTCCATAAAACGAATTTGGTTTTTAACCTCATATCCATCGGATATAACCGATTCTTTGATACAAACTGTTGCCAACGAAGAAAAAGCGGCAAATTATTTTCATCTTCCAGCTCAATCGGGAAGCAACAAGATTCTTAAAGCGATGAATAGAAAATACACAAGAGAAGAGTTCATTGAACTTGTTAATAAGGTAAAGAAAGAGGTAGCTAACGTTACGGTATCCAGTGATTTTATAACGGGCTTTCCATCTGAAACAGATGAGGATTTTGAAGAAACGGTAGATTTGATTAAGCAATGTAGATTTGAGAGAATAAATATCGCAGAATATTCCCCAAGAGAAGGGACCATAGCTTATAAATATCAAAATGACGATGTCCCTAAACATATCAAAAATAAAAGATTGCAGTATCTCATGGAGTTACAAAAAAGGATAAACCTTGAAGAAAATGAAAAGTATCTTGAACAAGAAGTTGTTATAATTCAAGAGGGAAAAGCGGGTAAAAATGGTACTTATATGGGAAGAACTATGAACAATAAATTAATAATCTTCGAAAGCAATGAAGAGTTGAACGGTGAATTTTTGAAAGTAAAGGTCAATAAAATTACACCAGGTCCATTGTATGGTGAGGTTGTAAACAATCTTTACTGACGGCCTAATAGATAGAAAAAAGGGGTGTTCACATTTGATACATGGAAAAGTATATGAATCTTTATCGTTTTATAGCCGAGCACTGAAAAGTGATGTGAAATATTCTATTTATCTTCCACCTAAATACGACATTGAAACCAGGAAATATCCGACTATTTATCTTCTGCATGGACATGGAGGGAACGAAACGAGTTGGCTAAGAAAAGGTCGAGTAGATCAAAGTTTGGATTTAATGATAACTAACAATGAAATTCCACCTTTTGTTGCCGTGATGCCTGATGCTAAGAACAGTTGGTACGTTAATTCTCCAACTGGTGTTAACTATGAAACCGCTTTGATAGAGGACCTTCTTCAACA encodes the following:
- the glmS gene encoding glutamine--fructose-6-phosphate transaminase (isomerizing), encoding MCGIVGFVSDRKVKVEDLISGLKKLEYRGYDSAGLAYNVNHSIKYLKMPGRISEIEKLLLNEGLMKESFYSGIAHTRWATHGVVSEQNSHPHLDCKEELAVVHNGIIENFQELKTELEVKGHIFKSETDSEVIAHLIEDKYNGDLFDSVLKALEELEGAYAIAVVHKDKPDQIVAARKGSPLVIASNNSISMLASDVTPLLKYSKEMNFLNDGEVAILTPKGYSLFNLDGVPLERKPILITWDESLAEKSGYPHFMLKEIFEQPIALESVLVGRLKDGKPQIKEVRSLEGFVKNQMKKVYVVACGTSYHAGLAAKYFMNRYSDIDFDIEVASEFRYMNPAIDGNTLVLAISQSGETIDTLEGVRLAKKKGAYVLAISNVVGSTIPRESDAVLYLNTGPEIGVAATKTYTAQIALLYTLASQLIRWKGYENEELDEIMRTIEKIPELFKMILNETNGHMMELVKKYKNFKDMMYIGRVFGFPAALEGALKLKEISYINAIAYQAGELKHGPIALLDDNFPVFAIVPSGKLREKMISNIMEVKARGARVIALTPKDDLQTKKICDDYIDVPTVLEPLIPLVVAPITQLFAYYIAVQKGLDPDKPRNLAKSVTVE
- the miaB gene encoding tRNA (N6-isopentenyl adenosine(37)-C2)-methylthiotransferase MiaB; translation: MKFYIRTFGCQMNINESEIMAGLLKEEGFEWTENPKEADIILINSCAVREKAENKMYGAIGGYGKLKDENKNLILGVGGCSAEKERENLLERFKNIDFVFGTRNVVDIGNLVKRALNGKRFADFSDKLNDVNYDIPKMPISKHHAWITIIYGCNKYCSYCIVPYTRGFEKSRPMEDIIREVESYAKKGYKEITFLGQNVDSYGKDFGDKKSKLDLLIQKAAEFDSIKRIWFLTSYPSDITDSLIQTVANEEKAANYFHLPAQSGSNKILKAMNRKYTREEFIELVNKVKKEVANVTVSSDFITGFPSETDEDFEETVDLIKQCRFERINIAEYSPREGTIAYKYQNDDVPKHIKNKRLQYLMELQKRINLEENEKYLEQEVVIIQEGKAGKNGTYMGRTMNNKLIIFESNEELNGEFLKVKVNKITPGPLYGEVVNNLY
- the rsfS gene encoding ribosome silencing factor; translated protein: MLKTDVLNSVKEIVELLEEKDGENIVVLDMENSELMVDYFVIVTGNSEPHRVALRDQVVRYLKDEDIPITFYDKGKSTDWMIIDAGIFIVHIFSEESREFYDLEGLWGEQNRMVL
- the rpsB gene encoding 30S ribosomal protein S2, with the protein product MSVVSMKQLLEAGAHFGHRTRRWNPKMQPYIFTARKGIHIIDLQKTLKSIDEAYDFLKNSVMEKKRVLFVGTKKQAQQIVADEARRCGEFFVNNRWLGGLLTNFKTIKSRIDKLEQLTEYVESEEFSKLPKKEQATIRRNLEKLEKNLGGLRGMKKIPDILFIIDPKKEEIAVKEANLLKIPIIATVDTNCDPDVIDYVIPANDDAIRTIMLIVSKMADAIIEGKEGRIETLEESSEVEEEEEEKDEVIDEVDEKLEAEEKYASYAEEVEEVEEEFIPSEIEDEDEKF